In one Meles meles chromosome 17, mMelMel3.1 paternal haplotype, whole genome shotgun sequence genomic region, the following are encoded:
- the SH2D2A gene encoding SH2 domain-containing protein 2A, with protein MEVPLAQLCPQGTSRAPPPTFSTFQPMELPRRGCREVALLQAPKAEEAQPSPRVTAVHAVVSGTPAGTASSSAPIPPPASPQPPGAASSPEDAGKAEEGPEEGGQSLQAETRAWFQKTQAHWLLQHGAAPAWFHGFITRREAERLLEAKPEGCYLVRFSESAVTFVLTYRSRTRCRHFLLAQLQDGRHVVLGEDSAHARLEDLLRHYTACPLSPYGETLTEPLIRQTPEPAGLSLSTEGSDPGSKDPPPQYSPIVKKLQNLTPTQKEGPGEQKEPPRPKPPVPAKPQLPPEVYTTPAPRPRPAPPPKPSHPIYQEPDEAIDFYAMGRGSPGEAPGNVYAEVEAEAPAGAGGASCVLGHPALRKCRSRPVPGGQNLGGRPPHSENAVPGQGPPVPHQPLPSWGHTLPHKLSRQRAEASPGASSVAR; from the exons ATGGAGGTCCCCCTGGCCCAGCTATGCCCCCAAG GGACCAGcagagcccctcccccaaccttcaGCACCTTCCAGCCCATGGAATTGCCCCGCAGGGGTTGCCGGGAAGTGGCCTTGCTCCAGGCCCCAAAGGCAGAggaggcccagcccagccccagggtCACGGCTGTCCACGCTGTGGTGAGCGGGACCCCGGCCGGCACAGCGTCCTCCTCggctcccatccccccaccg GCATCTCCTCAACCCCCGGGGGCTGCCTCCAGCCCAGAGGATGCTGGGAAGGCCGAGGAGGGGCCAGAGGAAGGAGGCCAGTCCCTGCAGGCCGAGACCCGGGCGTGGTTCCAGAAGACCCAGGCCCACTGGCTTCTGCAGCACGGGGCAGCCCCCGCCTGGTTCCACGGCTTCATCACCCGGAG ggaggcagagaggctgcTGGAGGCCAAGCCTGAGGGATGCTACCTGGTGCGGTTCAGCGAGAGTGCTGTGACCTTTGTGCTGACCTACAG GAGCCGGACTCGCTGCCGCCACTTCCTGCTGGCCCAGCTCCAGGACGGGCGCCACGTGGTGCTGGGCGAGGACAGCGCCCACGCGCGGCTCGAGGACCTGCTGCGGCACTACACGGCATGCCCGCTCAGCCCCTACGGCGAGACGCTCACGGAGCCCCTCATCCGCCAG ACGCCTGAGCCAGCAGGACTTTCCCTGAGCACGGAAGGGTCAGACCCTGGCAGCAAGGACCCACCCCCTCAGTACAGCCCGATCGTCAAGAAGTTGCAGAACTTGACCCCCACGCAGAAGGAGGGGCCCGGGGAGCAGAAGGAG CCGCCCAGGCCCAAGCCTCCGGTGCCCGCCAAGCCTCAGCTGCCCCCCGAAGTCTACACGACCCCGGCCCCGAGGccgcgcccggccccgccccccaaGCCCTCCCACCCCATCTACCAGGAGCCCGACGAAGCCATCGACTTCTACGCCATGGGGCGCGGCAGCCCCGGCGAAGCGCCCGGCAACGTCTACGCGGAGGTGGAGGCCGAGGCGCCTGCGGGCGCGGGGGGCGCGTCCTGCGTCCTCGGGCACCCGGCCCTGCGCAAGTGCAGGTCCAGGCCCGTCCCCGGAGGCCAG AACCTAGGCGGCCGGCCACCGCACTCGGAGAATGCTGTGCCTGGACAAGGCCCTCCTGTGCCCCACCAGCCCCTGCCCAGCTGGGGGCACACCCTCCCCCACAAGCTTTCTAGACAGAGGGCAGAGGCTTCCCCTGGGGCCTCCTCAGTAGCCCGGTGA